A single region of the Streptomyces virginiae genome encodes:
- a CDS encoding asparagine synthase-related protein has protein sequence MRWLVGWSSIAASFGTAGRVSGQASGQASGQGGYGQGGYGDGGAPLRGGLADAAHADDPGADAERTVHPVGAQLLWGDPDPLWAVGDWRPDEIRTVTADPADPFTRLAVLGCCGATDAELRRALYAARGGALRHLTQWSGSYTAVVQAGRRITVVGDLAGARPVFYTPWASGTAYATAALPLADLIEAQLDIGHLAALLACPDSPEALGDGTPYAGVRRIPPGHALILREGSREITGYEQVASLAVAAPEADAERAVEGVREALVDAVRARLTAPRHAPDTLPPYDPGPVPGMGPADRRAARGAPAPGVGADLSGGSASATLALLAAGLPGAPGTLLSPAGARLLAVTFNDLATPQGREAELERARVIAADPRLHHVVVAAAAEALPYAELDGPLTDEPGPSLVFAARERRRLAAGSADHFTGHGARQVLDAHPARMADLLMDRRRRHLLRPVAALARSASASGASGESLLVPLTVYSAARRLARTSYRAGMEAAAARLREGGVTERSSGPVDASLAALTWSRPGPAAGWLTGEALAEVSIRLTVAAGRPPLSLRPGEARARSLLARHAADHRVFEQAVEVRSQRLHAPFLDNQVVRAARALPESLRVQPGARAAILRSVLSSAGVREFPPGWGVTDREPNETATRLGLRAALNGLLDLFESPLLADAGLIEARVVRQALLDAADGHPVPLDGLAELVSMELWLGRLLARRGTCWTGTSAARRRAVPEGVPVHRPALS, from the coding sequence GTGCGCTGGTTGGTGGGTTGGAGCAGTATCGCCGCGAGCTTCGGCACGGCCGGAAGGGTCTCCGGCCAGGCCTCCGGTCAAGCCTCCGGCCAGGGCGGATACGGCCAGGGCGGATACGGCGACGGCGGTGCGCCCCTGCGCGGCGGCCTCGCGGACGCCGCCCATGCGGACGACCCGGGCGCGGACGCGGAACGCACCGTCCACCCCGTCGGCGCACAACTGCTCTGGGGAGACCCCGACCCCCTCTGGGCCGTCGGCGACTGGCGCCCCGACGAGATCCGCACGGTCACCGCCGATCCCGCCGACCCCTTCACCCGGCTCGCGGTCCTCGGCTGCTGCGGCGCGACCGACGCCGAACTGCGCCGCGCCCTCTACGCCGCCCGCGGCGGCGCGCTGCGCCACCTCACCCAGTGGTCCGGCAGCTACACCGCCGTCGTCCAGGCCGGCCGCCGCATCACCGTCGTCGGCGACCTCGCGGGTGCCCGGCCCGTCTTCTACACGCCCTGGGCGAGCGGCACGGCGTACGCCACCGCCGCCCTCCCGCTCGCCGACCTCATCGAGGCGCAGCTCGACATCGGCCATCTCGCCGCCCTGCTGGCCTGCCCGGACAGTCCCGAGGCGCTGGGCGACGGCACACCGTACGCCGGGGTCCGGCGCATCCCGCCCGGGCACGCGCTGATCCTGCGCGAGGGCTCCCGCGAGATCACCGGCTACGAGCAGGTCGCCTCGCTCGCCGTGGCCGCCCCCGAGGCCGACGCCGAGCGCGCGGTGGAGGGCGTACGGGAAGCGTTGGTGGATGCCGTGCGCGCCCGGCTCACGGCTCCGCGGCATGCTCCCGACACCCTGCCGCCGTACGATCCCGGCCCCGTGCCCGGAATGGGCCCCGCCGATCGGCGTGCCGCCCGGGGCGCACCGGCCCCCGGGGTGGGCGCCGACCTCTCCGGCGGCAGCGCCTCCGCCACCCTGGCGCTGTTGGCGGCCGGGCTGCCGGGGGCGCCGGGCACCCTGCTCAGTCCCGCCGGGGCGCGGCTGTTGGCCGTCACCTTCAACGACCTGGCGACCCCGCAGGGGCGCGAGGCCGAGCTGGAACGGGCCAGGGTCATCGCGGCGGACCCGCGCCTGCACCACGTCGTGGTCGCCGCCGCCGCGGAGGCCCTCCCGTACGCCGAACTCGACGGCCCGCTGACCGACGAACCCGGCCCCTCGCTGGTCTTCGCCGCCCGCGAGCGGCGCCGACTGGCGGCCGGCTCGGCCGACCACTTCACCGGCCACGGCGCCCGCCAGGTCCTCGACGCCCACCCGGCCCGCATGGCCGACCTCCTGATGGACCGCCGGCGACGGCACCTGCTGCGCCCGGTGGCGGCGCTGGCCCGTTCGGCCTCCGCCTCCGGAGCCTCCGGGGAGTCCCTGCTGGTGCCGCTCACCGTGTACTCGGCGGCCCGAAGACTTGCCCGTACGTCGTACCGCGCGGGCATGGAGGCCGCCGCGGCCCGGCTCCGCGAGGGCGGGGTCACCGAGAGATCCTCCGGTCCGGTGGACGCTTCCCTCGCCGCCCTGACCTGGTCCCGCCCGGGACCGGCGGCCGGCTGGCTCACGGGGGAGGCGCTGGCGGAAGTATCGATCCGTCTGACGGTCGCGGCCGGCCGGCCGCCGCTGTCGCTGCGGCCGGGGGAGGCCCGCGCCCGCTCGCTGCTCGCCCGCCACGCCGCCGACCACCGGGTCTTCGAGCAGGCCGTGGAGGTCCGCAGCCAGCGGTTGCACGCACCCTTCCTGGACAACCAGGTCGTACGGGCCGCCCGCGCCCTGCCCGAGTCCCTGCGGGTCCAGCCCGGCGCGCGGGCCGCGATCCTGCGCAGCGTCCTGTCCTCAGCGGGGGTGCGCGAGTTCCCGCCGGGCTGGGGTGTCACCGACCGCGAGCCGAACGAGACGGCGACCCGGCTGGGGCTGCGCGCCGCCCTGAACGGTCTGTTGGACCTGTTCGAGTCGCCGTTGCTCGCGGACGCCGGGCTGATCGAGGCCCGGGTCGTGCGCCAGGCCCTGCTCGACGCGGCGGACGGGCATCCGGTCCCGCTGGACGGGCTGGCGGAACTGGTCTCGATGGAGCTGTGGCTCGGCCGGCTGCTGGCCCGGCGCGGCACCTGCTGGACGGGTACCTCCGCGGCGCGGCGCCGGGCGGTGCCCGAGGGAGTCCCCGTGCACCGCCCGGCGCTGTCCTGA
- a CDS encoding MFS transporter, with translation MTTTTGTATTTATPTAIATTATTATTTARATSRPRLGPVPVLWLALLATPLAAGANAPVLILPDMARALGVSGSTATWLVASYAWAMAVGTPLLAGLLRRRGLRAVLRVASALLVGGTLLVAASPWLPLTLTGRAAQAAGGAGLTAVAMSLAGSARRMGVISASFGILGASGPLLGAQLAHAVSWRLSLCVSVIAVLAVPMVSRYATTPAAPTAPAAPAAPETPETTHQGRFDVRGAALLTAFVTTLVLLPHTPAAALGSSAVAATLLALHIRRQPDGFVPAALIRKPLFLGSALLALALSGSYFTLLFSVPRLLADRAGWDAGTAGTGQLVALLTGSALSWLLAAASARMSRVAVRSVLVGVGAAAGAIAVFASWGPLLLVATVGGTFAATGANAVLSMHAVSSAPDPQRPTAIGLFALCYQLGGAFGPAIATALVLAA, from the coding sequence ATGACCACGACCACCGGCACGGCCACGACCACCGCCACACCCACGGCCATCGCCACGACGGCCACGACGGCCACCACGACAGCGCGCGCCACGTCCCGCCCCCGGCTCGGCCCCGTTCCCGTCTTATGGCTGGCGCTGCTGGCCACCCCCCTGGCCGCCGGGGCCAACGCCCCCGTCCTGATCCTTCCGGACATGGCCCGTGCCCTCGGGGTGAGCGGCTCGACCGCCACCTGGCTCGTCGCCTCCTACGCCTGGGCCATGGCCGTCGGCACGCCGCTGCTGGCCGGACTGCTGCGCCGCCGAGGCCTGCGGGCCGTGCTCCGCGTGGCCTCCGCCCTCCTCGTCGGCGGCACCCTCCTCGTCGCCGCCTCCCCCTGGTTGCCGCTCACCCTCACCGGGCGGGCCGCGCAGGCCGCCGGCGGCGCGGGCCTCACGGCGGTCGCCATGAGCCTGGCCGGCTCGGCCCGCCGGATGGGCGTGATCAGCGCCAGCTTCGGCATCCTCGGCGCGTCCGGCCCGCTCCTCGGCGCACAGCTCGCCCACGCCGTCTCGTGGCGCCTCTCGCTCTGCGTCTCCGTGATCGCGGTCCTGGCGGTCCCCATGGTGAGCCGATACGCGACGACCCCGGCGGCCCCGACGGCCCCGGCGGCCCCGGCGGCCCCGGAGACCCCGGAGACCACACATCAAGGCAGGTTCGACGTCCGCGGCGCGGCGCTGCTGACGGCGTTCGTCACCACCCTGGTCCTGCTGCCCCACACGCCGGCCGCCGCCCTCGGCTCCTCGGCCGTCGCCGCCACGCTGCTCGCGCTCCACATCCGCCGGCAGCCCGACGGATTCGTCCCGGCCGCGCTGATCCGCAAGCCGCTCTTCCTCGGCTCCGCGCTGCTCGCGCTCGCGCTCTCGGGCTCGTACTTCACCCTGCTGTTCTCCGTGCCCCGGCTGCTCGCCGACCGGGCCGGCTGGGACGCCGGCACCGCGGGCACCGGTCAGCTCGTGGCACTGCTCACCGGATCCGCGCTCTCCTGGCTGCTGGCCGCGGCATCCGCCCGCATGAGTCGGGTGGCCGTCCGTTCGGTGCTCGTCGGCGTCGGCGCGGCGGCCGGGGCGATCGCGGTGTTCGCGAGCTGGGGCCCGTTGCTGCTGGTGGCCACCGTGGGCGGGACCTTCGCGGCGACCGGCGCCAACGCGGTGCTGTCGATGCACGCCGTGTCGAGCGCCCCCGATCCCCAGCGCCCCACGGCCATCGGCCTGTTCGCCCTCTGCTACCAGCTGGGCGGGGCCTTCGGCCCGGCGATCGCGACCGCTCTGGTGCTCGCCGCCTGA
- a CDS encoding MarR family winged helix-turn-helix transcriptional regulator: protein MSDAVDAIVGQWTAERPDLAAGLWPVEVVARIQRMTRVIDKQQKAFAAEHDLEVGELDILFTLCRSGPPYALTAGALIPAAMVTSGAITNRIDRMEAKGLVERVRDGRDRRTVRIRLTEQSLALTQLMITEHLRGYAELLAPLDPTTCATMAQALRTLLEVNGDTSIS from the coding sequence ATGAGCGACGCAGTGGACGCGATCGTCGGCCAGTGGACGGCGGAGCGCCCCGATCTGGCGGCAGGCCTGTGGCCGGTGGAGGTGGTGGCCCGCATCCAGCGGATGACCCGCGTCATCGACAAGCAGCAGAAGGCCTTCGCGGCCGAGCACGACCTGGAGGTGGGCGAGCTCGACATCCTCTTCACCCTCTGCCGCTCCGGCCCCCCGTACGCGCTGACCGCCGGCGCCCTCATCCCGGCCGCCATGGTCACCTCCGGCGCGATCACCAACCGCATCGACCGCATGGAGGCCAAAGGCCTGGTCGAGCGGGTGCGGGACGGTCGGGACCGCCGCACCGTGCGGATCCGGCTGACCGAACAGAGCCTCGCGCTGACGCAGTTGATGATCACCGAGCATCTGCGCGGCTACGCGGAGCTGCTCGCCCCGCTGGACCCCACCACCTGCGCCACGATGGCCCAGGCCCTGCGCACGCTCCTGGAAGTCAACGGGGACACCTCGATCTCCTGA
- a CDS encoding sporulation protein, producing MSRELREPNEKLGAVLALAGISNAGLARRVNDLGAQRGLTLRYDKTSVARWVSKGMVPQGAAPHLIAAAIGAKLGRPVPLHEIGLADADPAPEVGLAFPRDVGAAVRSATDLYRLDLAGRRGGGGIWQSLAGSFSVAAYATPASRWLISPADSSVAREPAGSRAPHLTPGATAADASTAGVSATDTPTPGVPTPGAPTPGAPTADDAATDGPTAGGSTTLDPAARHSMVRSPVSAPPSAHDVPAREATAPGPRSSPDGRTTGPMTGLAGSMTGPATGPPSTVVPAQPGPETPRDHGQRVGHSDVSKLREAAEDARRWDSKYGGGDWRSSMVPECLRVDAAPLLLGSYTDEVGRALFGATAELTRLAGWMAFDTGQQEAAQRYYIQALRLARAAADVPLGGYVLASMSLQATYRDFPDEGVDLAQAAVERNRGLATARTMSFFRLVEARAHAKAGDSTAAGAALRAAEGWLERSRAGDPDPTWLGFYSYDRFAADAAECYRDLKLPRQVRRFTEQALSRPTEEYVRSHGLRLVVSAVAELESGNLDAACAAGTRAVEVAGRISSARTTEYVRDLLHRLEPYGDEPRVAELRERARPLLVAPA from the coding sequence ATGTCCAGGGAGCTCCGCGAGCCCAATGAGAAGCTCGGCGCCGTCCTCGCCCTCGCGGGCATCAGCAACGCCGGGCTGGCCCGGCGGGTCAACGACCTCGGCGCACAGCGCGGCCTGACGCTTCGGTACGACAAGACGTCGGTGGCCCGGTGGGTGTCGAAGGGGATGGTGCCGCAGGGCGCCGCCCCGCATCTGATCGCCGCCGCGATCGGCGCGAAGCTGGGCCGGCCGGTGCCGTTGCACGAGATCGGACTGGCGGACGCGGACCCCGCGCCCGAGGTCGGGTTGGCCTTCCCGCGCGACGTGGGCGCGGCGGTGCGCTCGGCCACCGACCTCTACCGGCTCGACCTCGCCGGGCGGCGCGGCGGTGGCGGGATCTGGCAGTCGCTCGCGGGCTCGTTCTCCGTGGCGGCGTACGCGACGCCCGCCTCACGCTGGCTGATATCTCCCGCCGACAGCTCGGTGGCCCGGGAGCCCGCGGGCAGCCGGGCCCCACACCTCACGCCCGGCGCGACGGCGGCCGACGCCTCGACGGCGGGTGTCTCGGCGACCGACACCCCTACGCCCGGTGTCCCGACGCCCGGTGCCCCGACGCCCGGTGCCCCGACGGCCGACGACGCGGCGACCGACGGCCCGACCGCCGGCGGCTCCACGACGCTCGACCCCGCGGCGCGGCATTCCATGGTCCGGAGCCCCGTATCAGCGCCCCCCTCGGCTCACGACGTACCGGCGCGCGAGGCGACGGCACCAGGTCCCCGGTCCTCCCCGGACGGCCGCACGACCGGCCCGATGACAGGTCTGGCAGGCTCTATGACGGGACCGGCGACAGGCCCGCCGTCCACCGTTGTGCCCGCCCAGCCCGGACCCGAAACGCCGCGCGACCACGGCCAGCGCGTGGGCCACAGCGATGTGTCCAAGCTGCGCGAGGCCGCCGAGGACGCGCGCCGCTGGGACTCCAAGTACGGCGGCGGGGACTGGCGTTCGTCGATGGTGCCCGAGTGCCTGCGGGTGGACGCGGCGCCGCTGCTGCTCGGCTCCTACACGGACGAGGTGGGCCGCGCGCTGTTCGGCGCGACCGCCGAACTGACCCGACTGGCCGGGTGGATGGCCTTCGACACCGGCCAGCAGGAAGCCGCCCAGCGCTACTACATCCAGGCGCTCCGGCTCGCCCGCGCGGCCGCGGACGTACCGCTCGGCGGCTACGTGCTGGCCTCGATGTCCCTGCAGGCGACCTACCGGGACTTCCCCGACGAGGGGGTGGACCTCGCGCAGGCGGCCGTCGAGCGCAACCGGGGTCTGGCCACCGCCCGCACCATGAGCTTCTTCCGACTGGTCGAGGCACGGGCGCACGCGAAGGCGGGCGATTCGACGGCCGCCGGAGCGGCGCTGCGCGCGGCGGAGGGCTGGCTGGAGCGGTCCCGGGCGGGCGATCCGGATCCGACCTGGCTGGGCTTCTACTCGTACGACCGTTTCGCGGCCGATGCCGCGGAGTGCTACCGGGACCTGAAACTGCCCCGGCAGGTACGGCGGTTCACCGAGCAGGCCCTGTCGCGGCCCACCGAGGAGTACGTGCGCTCGCACGGCCTGCGGCTGGTGGTGAGCGCGGTCGCCGAGCTGGAGTCGGGCAATCTCGACGCGGCGTGCGCGGCGGGCACCCGAGCGGTGGAAGTGGCGGGCAGGATCTCCTCCGCGCGGACGACCGAATACGTACGGGACCTGCTGCACCGCCTGGAACCGTACGGGGACGAGCCGCGGGTGGCAGAGCTGCGGGAGCGGGCCCGGCCGCTGTTGGTGGCGCCGGCGTAG
- a CDS encoding ATP-binding protein, protein MRYLILGVTEARDETGAPLPMGGARLRALLAALALRAGRPASVAELVDDVWGDDPPHDAPAALQALVARLRRALGGRDAVLSVPTGGYLLAAARDDIDLHRFDRLAVQGGQELATDPAAASRTLRTALALWRGPAFADLPEPARAAHAAVAEARRSGALRQRIEADLRCGAVAPAALLPEMETLVQESPYDESLRAQQLRALRAAGRPAEALAAYEHTRRALADGLGTDPGPELAALHAELLRPQPLPPQPPPQPRPEFPDTAVADGTPDAPETARGNLRPRLTSFVGREPELAALRGDLGRLRLITLTGPGGSGKTRLAEHAAAAHPEAGWIVELARLDQPAAVPGAVLSALGLRESSLVAREAPTPAADPTTRLVEHCAHRRLLLVLDNCEHVIGAAAELAERLLTHCPGVRILATSREPLGVPGETVRPVEPLPPDPAHQLFADRGASARPDFSPTDDPAAVAEICARLDGLPLAIELAAARLRLLTPRQIADRLDDRFRLLTGGARTVLPRQQTLRAVVDWSWELLDEAERTVLRRLSVFAGGCDLAAAEAVCADPSDPASYDAADVLGSLVDKSLVLAEPDQGHGDHGDQGGPGMRYRMLETIHEYAAERAAAHPADARATARRHAAHYLAFAEEAEPLIRSAAQLPWIRRVETELDNLRAALHSTVVETADAEAGQRLVFALGWFWWLRNYRAEGAEWTTRTLALTPEVPPEGTPAYWRFMRLLVLDMFLLAESNSAEKFRTSDYRDLATRIKETFRHGSPETTRFPGMLWPATTFLTGTSHDFHTDLDRSVANCRVHAGEWELGIVLMLRAHVAIDVTGGLADVDADLVELHALSRRVGDRWTRAQVASAAGEVALSRGRYADARVEYEECLRLAREVGASVEAPFAIARIAEAAYCAGDLDEAERLLAEAEKESDRYGGVYDVNTFARLLRALVALQRGDTVRAREECDRARAEADRFTVPAQLTAGLATIDAVLAGREQGPVAGLTRIGPALTVAVDARCAERILAGMAEAAAVLLADADRPAEAVRALAAATAWRAGHPRSVPESGVVDRLLRRTRALLGPEGHRREEEAGATLTPGALAATLTEVFSGS, encoded by the coding sequence GTGCGGTATCTCATCCTCGGCGTCACGGAGGCGCGCGACGAGACCGGCGCCCCTCTCCCCATGGGCGGCGCCCGCTTGCGCGCGCTCCTCGCCGCCCTCGCCCTCCGGGCCGGCCGCCCGGCCTCCGTCGCCGAACTCGTCGACGACGTATGGGGCGACGACCCGCCCCACGACGCCCCCGCCGCCCTCCAGGCCCTCGTCGCCCGGCTGCGCCGCGCCCTCGGCGGTCGGGACGCCGTCCTCTCCGTTCCCACCGGCGGCTACCTCCTGGCCGCCGCCCGCGACGACATCGACCTGCACCGTTTCGACCGGCTGGCGGTCCAGGGCGGCCAGGAACTGGCCACCGACCCGGCCGCCGCCTCCCGCACCCTGCGCACCGCCCTCGCCCTCTGGCGCGGACCGGCCTTCGCCGACCTGCCCGAGCCCGCCCGCGCCGCCCATGCGGCCGTCGCCGAGGCACGCCGCTCCGGCGCCCTCCGCCAGCGCATCGAGGCCGACCTACGCTGTGGCGCCGTCGCTCCGGCGGCACTCCTGCCCGAGATGGAGACGCTGGTCCAGGAGTCCCCGTACGACGAGTCGCTTCGCGCGCAGCAGCTGCGTGCCCTGCGCGCCGCCGGTCGCCCGGCCGAGGCCCTCGCCGCGTACGAGCACACCCGCCGCGCCCTCGCCGACGGCCTCGGCACCGACCCGGGCCCCGAACTCGCCGCCCTGCACGCGGAACTCCTCCGGCCGCAGCCCCTGCCCCCGCAGCCACCACCGCAGCCCCGACCCGAGTTCCCCGACACCGCCGTCGCCGACGGGACCCCCGACGCTCCCGAGACCGCCCGCGGGAATCTGCGGCCCCGTCTGACCTCGTTCGTCGGCCGCGAACCCGAACTGGCGGCCCTCCGCGGCGACCTGGGCCGCCTGCGGCTCATCACCCTCACCGGCCCCGGCGGTTCCGGCAAGACCCGCCTCGCCGAACACGCCGCCGCGGCCCACCCCGAAGCCGGCTGGATCGTCGAACTCGCCCGGCTGGACCAGCCCGCCGCCGTTCCCGGCGCCGTCCTGAGCGCCCTCGGCCTACGGGAGAGCTCCCTCGTCGCCCGCGAGGCCCCGACCCCGGCCGCCGACCCCACCACCCGCCTCGTCGAACACTGCGCCCACCGCCGTCTGCTGCTCGTCCTCGACAACTGCGAGCACGTCATCGGCGCCGCCGCCGAGCTCGCCGAACGCCTCCTCACGCACTGCCCGGGCGTACGGATCCTGGCCACCAGCCGCGAACCCCTCGGTGTCCCGGGGGAGACGGTCCGCCCCGTCGAGCCCCTGCCGCCCGACCCCGCCCACCAGCTCTTCGCCGACCGTGGGGCCTCGGCCCGCCCCGACTTCAGCCCGACCGACGACCCGGCCGCCGTCGCCGAGATCTGCGCCCGCCTCGACGGGCTGCCGCTCGCGATCGAGCTGGCCGCCGCCCGGTTGCGGCTGCTCACGCCGCGCCAGATCGCCGACCGTCTCGACGACCGCTTCCGGCTCCTGACCGGTGGGGCCCGTACCGTCCTGCCCCGCCAGCAGACCCTGCGCGCCGTCGTCGACTGGTCCTGGGAGTTGCTCGACGAGGCCGAACGCACCGTCCTGCGCCGGCTGTCCGTGTTCGCCGGCGGCTGTGACCTGGCCGCCGCCGAGGCCGTCTGCGCCGACCCGTCCGACCCCGCCTCCTACGACGCCGCCGACGTCCTCGGCTCCCTCGTCGACAAGTCCCTCGTCCTGGCCGAACCGGACCAGGGCCACGGCGACCACGGCGACCAGGGCGGCCCTGGCATGCGCTACCGGATGCTCGAGACCATCCACGAGTACGCCGCCGAGCGCGCCGCCGCGCACCCCGCCGACGCCCGGGCCACCGCCCGCCGCCACGCCGCCCACTACCTCGCCTTCGCCGAGGAGGCCGAGCCCCTGATCCGCTCCGCCGCCCAGCTCCCCTGGATCCGGCGCGTCGAGACCGAGCTCGACAACCTCCGGGCCGCCCTGCACAGCACCGTCGTCGAGACCGCCGACGCCGAGGCCGGCCAGCGCCTCGTCTTCGCCCTCGGCTGGTTCTGGTGGCTGCGCAACTACCGCGCCGAGGGCGCCGAGTGGACCACCCGGACCCTCGCCCTCACCCCCGAGGTCCCCCCGGAGGGGACTCCCGCGTACTGGCGCTTCATGCGCCTGCTCGTCCTCGACATGTTCCTGCTCGCCGAGAGCAACTCCGCCGAGAAGTTCCGCACCTCCGACTACCGGGACCTGGCCACCCGCATCAAGGAGACCTTCCGGCACGGATCCCCGGAGACCACCCGCTTCCCCGGCATGCTCTGGCCCGCGACGACCTTCCTCACCGGCACCTCCCACGACTTCCACACCGACCTCGACCGGTCCGTCGCCAACTGCCGGGTCCACGCGGGTGAGTGGGAACTCGGCATCGTCCTGATGCTCCGCGCCCACGTCGCCATCGACGTCACCGGAGGCCTGGCCGACGTCGACGCCGACCTCGTCGAGCTGCACGCGCTCTCCCGGCGCGTCGGCGACCGCTGGACCCGCGCCCAGGTGGCGAGCGCCGCCGGGGAGGTCGCCCTTTCACGCGGTCGCTACGCCGACGCCCGCGTCGAGTACGAGGAGTGCCTGCGCCTCGCCCGTGAGGTCGGGGCGAGCGTCGAGGCGCCCTTCGCCATCGCCCGGATCGCCGAGGCCGCCTACTGCGCGGGGGACCTCGACGAAGCCGAGCGACTGCTGGCGGAGGCCGAGAAGGAATCCGACCGCTACGGCGGGGTGTACGACGTCAACACCTTCGCCCGGCTCCTCCGCGCCCTCGTCGCCCTGCAGCGCGGCGACACCGTTCGGGCGCGCGAGGAGTGCGACCGGGCCCGCGCCGAGGCCGACCGGTTCACCGTTCCCGCGCAGCTCACCGCCGGGCTGGCCACCATCGACGCCGTCCTCGCCGGCCGCGAACAGGGCCCGGTGGCCGGGCTGACCCGGATCGGGCCCGCGCTCACCGTCGCCGTCGACGCCCGCTGCGCCGAGCGCATCCTGGCCGGCATGGCCGAGGCGGCGGCCGTGCTGCTGGCCGACGCCGACCGGCCGGCCGAGGCCGTACGGGCCCTCGCGGCGGCCACCGCCTGGCGTGCGGGCCATCCACGCTCGGTTCCGGAGAGCGGCGTCGTGGACCGCCTCCTGCGGCGGACCCGCGCCCTGCTCGGCCCGGAAGGTCACCGCCGCGAGGAGGAGGCCGGCGCCACCCTCACGCCGGGCGCCCTCGCGGCGACGCTGACCGAGGTGTTCAGCGGCAGCTGA
- the lhgO gene encoding L-2-hydroxyglutarate oxidase, translating to MQYAGVGGVSVGGGVDCDVLVIGGGIVGLSTAHAVARLAPGTRVVVLEKESGPARHQTGRNSGVIHSGIYYRPGSLKARFAVSGAAEMVKFCAEHGIAHEVTGKLIVATEREELPRLHALVQRGRENGIPVRELGPAQITEYEPEVRGLAAIHVGSTGIVDYGQVSAQLAESSGAEIVYGGAVDLISRRPSAVAVRTTSGLVVRARVLVNCAGLQCDRIARLAGDDPGMRIIPFRGEYYDLARPDLVRGLVYPVPDPAFPFLGVHLTRGIGGGVHVGPNAVPALAREGYGWSTVRPRDIADELAWPGSWRMAARHWRYGTGEIHRSLSKQAFTRAVRRLLPAVTAADLHPAAAGVRAQAVLRDGTLVDDFLIRDAPRTVHVLNAPSPAATASLPIGREIATRALRTLGSA from the coding sequence GTGCAGTATGCAGGGGTGGGAGGTGTCAGCGTGGGTGGCGGCGTGGACTGCGATGTGCTGGTGATCGGCGGCGGAATCGTCGGCCTGTCGACGGCGCATGCCGTGGCGCGCCTGGCTCCGGGGACCAGGGTCGTGGTCCTGGAGAAGGAGTCGGGTCCGGCCCGGCACCAGACGGGCCGCAACAGCGGGGTGATCCACAGCGGGATCTACTACCGCCCGGGTTCCCTGAAGGCGCGCTTCGCGGTGAGCGGGGCGGCCGAGATGGTCAAGTTCTGCGCGGAGCACGGCATCGCGCACGAGGTGACGGGCAAGCTGATCGTCGCCACGGAGCGGGAGGAGCTGCCGCGGCTGCACGCCCTGGTCCAGCGCGGCCGGGAGAACGGCATTCCGGTGCGCGAGCTCGGCCCGGCGCAGATCACGGAGTACGAGCCGGAGGTGCGCGGGCTCGCCGCGATCCATGTCGGCAGCACCGGGATCGTCGACTACGGCCAGGTGAGCGCCCAGCTCGCGGAGTCCTCGGGCGCGGAGATCGTCTACGGCGGCGCCGTGGACCTGATCTCCCGGCGCCCGTCGGCCGTGGCGGTGCGCACCACCTCCGGCCTGGTGGTCCGGGCGCGGGTGCTGGTGAACTGCGCGGGCCTCCAGTGCGACCGGATCGCCCGGCTCGCCGGAGACGACCCGGGCATGCGGATCATCCCCTTCCGTGGCGAGTACTACGACCTGGCGCGGCCGGACCTGGTCCGGGGCCTGGTCTATCCGGTGCCCGACCCGGCGTTCCCCTTCCTCGGGGTGCACCTGACCCGGGGCATCGGCGGCGGCGTCCACGTCGGACCCAATGCCGTGCCCGCGCTGGCCCGTGAGGGGTACGGCTGGTCGACGGTGCGGCCCCGGGACATCGCGGACGAGCTGGCCTGGCCGGGATCCTGGCGGATGGCGGCACGGCACTGGCGGTACGGGACGGGCGAGATCCACCGCTCGCTGTCGAAGCAGGCCTTCACCCGGGCGGTACGGCGCCTGCTGCCGGCCGTCACCGCCGCCGATCTGCACCCGGCCGCGGCGGGGGTCCGCGCCCAGGCCGTGCTGCGCGACGGCACCCTGGTGGACGACTTCCTGATCCGGGACGCCCCACGCACGGTCCACGTCCTCAACGCCCCCTCGCCCGCGGCGACCGCTTCGCTCCCGATCGGCCGGGAGATCGCCACCCGCGCCCTGCGGACCCTCGGCTCGGCCTGA